cagtaaggcctttgacaaggtcccgcatgggaggttagttaggaaaagtcagtcgctaggtatacatggagaggtgataaacttgattagacattggctcaatggtagaagccaaagagtggtagtagagaattgcttctctgagtggaggcctgtgactagtagtgtgccacagggatcagtgctgggtccattgttatttgtcatctatatcaatgatctggatgataatgtggtaaattcgatcagcaaatttgctgatgatacaaagattggaggtgtagtcgacagtgaggaaggttttcagagcctgcagagggacttggaccagctggaaaaatgggctgaaaaatggcagatggagtttaatacagacaagtgtgaggtattgcacgttggaaggacaaaccaacgtagaacatacggggtgaatggtaaggcactgaggagtgcagtagaacagagggatctgggaatacagatacaaaattccctaaaagtgacgtcacaggtagatagggtcataaagagagcttttggtacatagaaacatagaaaataggtgcaggagtaccttcgagcctgcaccgccatttattatgatcatggctgatcatccaactcagaaccccgccccagccttccctccacaccccctgacccccatagccacaagggccatatctaactccctcttaaatatagccaatgaactggcctcaactgtttcctgtggcagagaattccacagattcaccactctctgtgtgaagaagtttttcctaatctcggtcctaaaaggcttcccctctatcctcaaactgtgacccctcgttctggacttccccaacatcgggaacaatcttcctgcatctagcctgtccaatccctttaggatcttatacgtttcaatcagatcccccctcaatcttctaaattccaacgagtacaagcccagttcatccagtctttcttcatatgaaagtcctgccatcccaggaatcaatctggtgaaccttctttgtactccctctatggcaaagatgtctttcctcagattaggggaccaaaactgcacacaatactccaggcgtggtctcaccaaggccttgtacaactgcagtagtacctccctgctcctgtactcgaatcctctcgctataaatgcctgcataccattcgcctttttcaccgcctgctgtacctgcatgcccactttcaatgactggtgtataatgacacccaggtctcgttgcacctccccttttcctaatcggccaccgttcagataataatctgttttcttatttttgccaccaaagtggataacttcacatttatccacattaaattgcatctgccatgaatttgcccactcacccaacctatccaagtcaccctgcatcctcttagcatcctcctcactgctaacactgccacccagcttcgtgtcatccgcaaacttggagatgctgtatttaattcctttggcctttattaatcaaagtattgagtataagagcatggtgaggccgaatctggagtattgtgttcagttttggtcaccaaattacaggaaggatataaataaggttgaaagagtgcagagaaggtttacaaggatgttgccgggacttgagaaactcagttacagagaaaggttgaataggttaggactttattccctggagcgtagaagaatgaggggagatttgatagaggtatataaaattatgatgggtatagagagtgtgaatgcaagcaggctttttccactgaggcaaggggagaaaaaaaccagaggacatgggttaagggtgatgggggaaaagtttaaagggaacattagggggggcttcttcacacagagagtggtgggagtgtggaatgagctgccagacaaggtggtaaatgcaggtttttttttaacatttaagaataaattggacagatacatggatgggaggtgtatggagggatatggtctgtgtgcaggtcagtgggactaggcagaaaatggttcggcacagccaagaagggccaaaaggcctgtttctgtgctgtagtttctatggtgtCTATGGGTcatactcattccactggttTGTGAGATCCAATCTGATGTTGAAGTCCTAATAATACCATTTTTCAGCATATATTCAATTTCAAGCTCAGCCAATTTACACTTTCCTACATTCAGCGATATGGCTGTTGTTGAATCTGTTTGGCTTGACCAATATCTACGTCATGTACTGCGACCGTGGTTTGCTTGTCAAAATAAGGCTTTATCATATTTATGTGTACCACCTGTGTTAGTTTACATCGGTCGGGTGTTTCAATAACATAATTCGTATCATTACTTTGAGATACTATTTCATACGGTGCATTGAATTTCGCCTGAAGTGGATTCGTCAACACTGGAAATAAGGCAAGCACCTTATCCCCCACCTGGTATTTTCTTTCACAAGCCAGCTTATCAAACCAAcacttcattttgttttgagaaATCTTTAAGTTTTGTCTCGCTGGACTACAGGCTTGGTGTAGTTTATTTTTGAACTTCAAAACATAGTCTAACAAGTTGACATGTACATCCCCATcaatccactgttcctttaacAAGGCCAAAGTTCCCCTCACTCTATGACCAAATACAAGTTCAAATGGACTAAAGCCCAGTCATTTCTGTACCGACTCTCTTATCGTGAACAAAAGGAAATGTATTCTTTCattccagtcttttcctttttcaaCACAGTATGTCTTAATCTTTTTGAGGGTAGAATGAAATCTTTCTAAAGCCTCTTGTGATTCCGGATGGTACGCAGACGATATAATTTGTTTAGTTCCCAGTTCACAAACTACCTGCTGGAACAATCCAGATGTAAAATTACTTCGCTGATCAGACTGGAATCTTTAGGCAaaccaaataaagtaaaaaaaaacctggtaAGAGCCTTCGCCACAGTTTTATCTTTAGTATTTCTGAAAGGTATTGCCTCTGGGAATCTGGATGCAGTACACATAATAGTTAGCAAATACCGATGGCCAGCtttagtctttggcaatgggccaacacaatccactatAACTTTGGAAAAGGGTTCACTGAAAGCAGGTATAGGCCGGAGTGGGGCCACTGGGGTGAACTGATTGGGGTTACCCACAACTTGACAAGTGTGACAGGTTCTGCAAAAGGTCACAACATCTTTTCTCAAGTTAGGCCAGTAAAATTCTTTcataatcctgtttacagttttatTCACTCCAAAACATACaagatatacaagatattaagtggaatagataagagtggacagccagcacctcttccccagggcaccactactcaatacaagaggacatggctctaaagtaaggggtgggaagttcaaggggatattagaggaaggttttttactcagagagtggttggtgcgaggaatgcactgcttgagtcagtggtggaggcagatacactagtgatgtttaagaggctactagacaggtatatggaggaatttaaggtggggggggttatatgggaggcagggtttaagggtcggcacaacattttgggccacagGGCCTGAACTGTTCCAGGTTCTCAATGGCCACCTGAGGGCATACTGTGGGCAAAGTTAAAATTTCAGTCCTATAAACTTAAGGGACTACAACTTGGTGAACAATTGCCCATTCCTCACTCACAGGTATAGCAGGTGGCCTCCAATTCCTCATTAATACTCCATCCTTGAAATAATACCCTACTGGCACTTTCTTATTCACATCATCTGAGAGAGCTGTTTCTTTTAAAGCTTCAATCTCAGGGTCTCGGTTCTGTTCTGCTATACGCTCCTTCCTAGGGATAAATCTTCCTTATCAGACTTATTACCTGAATCCTTTTGAAACAATAAAGGCAGAAAAGTCCCTTTCAAGTCATCGTAACCCGAATCCCGATTTTGGCTATCAATGGTATCAGAATCATGCTGCACAGAACCGTCTGCGTTGGCAGACTTTTTAGCCATACTTCGAGTTACTGCACAGGAAGGATAAATGTTAAAATCCATCTGTGGGTCGTCAGTGGTTGGCTTAGTTGTCaactgcactgcaggaacaactttaccaTCTGCCAGGTCATTCCCTAACATCAGAGTAACATCTTCCACCAGTAAACTGGAGCATAATCCAATCTTAACAGGTCCCGAAACCAACTCTGACTGTAAAGCTACCTTGTGCAACAGCACAGAAACTATGCCGCCCCCAATGCCTTTAATAAGATTTACCTCACAAGTGTTAGTCTCATCACCAAACTTCAGAACGCAGTCTAACGCAAGTGATTGAGAAGCCCCAGTATCTCGAAGAATTTTCACTGGTACCGGGGTTGACCCTTCCTTTACTAATACAAACCCAACTGACATAAAATGATCAAATCCCTTCTTAACTCAGTCAGACCTCTCAGTCCATTACTGAGCCTCAACAGAATGTTCAGAACCCTGTGGGTTTATAGATGCTTCAACATACTGATCACAGGCATTTGGGactgcctccttttcctttttATTCTTCAGGACGGAACAATCAGCCATCATATGACCAGCTTTCTTACAATAGTAACAAGTAAGACCAGAATATTTCTCCTTCAACTGCTTGCCTTCATCCTTACTCTTGTTACTAATACCagctttaatttctggtttaccctggTTATCCCTGCTACTCTTTTGGAAGCTCTTATTCGGGGTAAACTTAACCTTATGAGTTAAGGCAAACTCATCTGCTAATCTAGCAGACACCTGCAAAGTGGCAGCATCCTTTTCATCTAAACACATCTTTTgaattcttcaattaaaaccaactctttcaagcTGTTAAAATCATCATTTACATTTTTATATGTGTACCAGTGGTGAAGACACACAAAGCtctcataagcaaattccatataacagatttcctcaaatttctaaacTTTTGCTTTTGGGACCAACCCGTATGCTTTGAGCACAGCCTGTTTCACTATGTCATatgttcagctgcttcatcaactgTCAAGGTAGAAAAGGCTTGCTGAGTCTTCCCCTGAATTACACTTTGTAAGAGAATAGGCCAACCCTCTTCTGGCCACTTTAAAATCTGAGCAACcttctcaaaatgctgaaagtatttatcaacttctgcctcgtCAAATGGAGGTACCAATATAACTTCCCGACTGGCATCAAACTTATCACCAGAGTCTAACGCCAGATCCCTTTGCTGCAATCtctctatcttttccagctcAAACATCCTCTGCTTCCTCCCTCTGTTTATCTGCCTCTCTAGCCTCAAACTGCCTCTGCCTTTCCGCAGCCTCCATCTTTAATGTTTCTAACTTGTACGGGAGCTCAAGCTTACTAAGTTTACTTTCAGGAAACACCTCCAActcctccactttaaacacaccctcagatacataatgctcagctattatcctctgcaactaTGCCCTCCTCGTTGTTGATTTCACCTTAGCAAATTTTAACCTTTTAGCAATACTCAACAACTCAATCCTTCTGGCGTCCTCTAATGCCTCAGAGGTTGGCACTTCGAAAAATCTATCAacatccattgctgctgatttTCCACACACAAGTAAATCAAAAAGGATTTCCCCAATGAAATCGATAATTAATCAATCAATACGCCCCCAAATTTGTTCATATCCCCGACACACGCCCAAATTTTGTTATGAACTATAATGCTTTAGAaatgaaccagcagcaatagactacacctggagtctggttttgatgttaaaaccactgcctttattagtatctacttataatatagtaacttaagcaagataaacaaaagtGAACAGTATTATGTGTATATATGAGtttaaatataactcccaaactattgagctcgggggaaacaaggcttagagtcttgTGATGGTAAAGTATGAAAATTCAGTTCATCCATGgaataggtgatgagagagagatatttgtaatccaggataaatgtcgagagaaggcaattatgtcgaattccacaggttccacggTGGTAAAACGAGAGAACAGTCGCTGCAGATTTTATTCGTTGTCGTTCCAAATCCACGTACGAATTATCACCGAAAGTGACTTGTCACAAGGGGTATCTTCTTCAGGTGAATTATCAGaccacacccaggcaagggttaacacataagtgGTCTTCACAGGATACCCCAAATCCGATCCACTCCTATGGATCAAGCGAGATGACAACCACACATTCGATGTTCACTGAATCGATAATTAACCCACCTTTGTGGGCATAGGGAAGTGCTAAACAATGACCCTTGGCCACTAGTTCCCTTCTTTTGATCCTACCATTTTTCCTCTTTCATCTCCCTCTGACTCTGTGTGTCTCTGTCCTCGGTTAAATCTAAACAAGCTGCAAGTTGGACTGATTTCCCTTCTaaatctctctctcttgctcttaaAATGACAGCCCACAGCAAACGAAACCCAGGGGTTCATAACAATGGCCACTCCCcattgtgaactgactggtgtgccagtagttgggatgactgagtgaatcctttcccacattatgagcaggtgaacggcttctccccagtgtgaacttgctgatgtctctgtaggttggatgaatgagtgaatctcttcccacattctgactAGGTGAATGGCTtctacccagtgtgaactcgctggtgggtcagtaggtgaaatgactgagtgaatctcttcccacagactgagcaggtgaacggcttctccccagtgtgaactcgctgatgactctgtaggttggatgactgagtgaatcccttcccacattctgagcaggtgaatggcttctccccagtgtgaactcgctgatgactctgtaggtgggatgaccgagtaaatttcttcccacagactgagcacgtgaatggcttctccccagtgtgaactcgctgatgactctgtaggtcggatgactgagtgaatcccttcccacattctgagcaggtgaacggcttctccccagtgtgaactgactggtgtgccagtagatgggatgaccaagtgaatcccttcccacattctgagcatgtgaatggcctctccccagtgtgaactgactggtgtgccagtagatgggatgaccaagtgaatcccttcccacattctgagcacgtgaatggccactccccagtgtgaactgactggtgtgccagcagttgggatgaccaagtgaatcctttcccacattctgagcagatgaacggccactctccagtgtgaactgactggtgtgccagtagttgggatgaccaagtgaatcccttcccacattctgagcaggtgaatggcttctctccagtgtgatctcgctggtgtctctgtagtgtggatgactgagtgaatcccttcccacagaatgagcaggtgaacggtttctccccagtgtgaacacgcTGATGTACCAGTAGGTTAGTTGactcagtgaatctcttcccacagactgagcaggtgaatggcttctccccagtgtgaactcggtgGTGACTCTGTAGGatggatgactgagtgaaccccttcccacagactgagcaggtgaacggcctctccccagtgtgaactcgctggtgactctgtagggtggatgaccgagtgaatcccttcccacattctgagcaggtgaacggcttctccccagtgtgaactcgctgatgactctgtaggtcggatgaccgagtgaatctcttctcacagactgagcagatgaacggtttctccccagtgtgaactcgctgatgactctgtaggtgggatgactgagtgaattgcttcccacattctgagcaggtgaatggcttctccccagtgtgaactcgctgatgactttGTAGGTTGGATGAttcagtgaatctcttcccacagactgagcaggtgaatggcttctcccccgtgtgaactcgctgatgactctgtagatGGGATGACAGTTTGaatgccttcccacattctgaacaggtgaatggcttctctccagtgtgaactcgctgatgactctgtaggttggatgaataagtgaatctcttcccacagtctgagcaggtgaacggcctctccccagtgtgaactcgctgatgtaccttcagtttagatgagcaagtgaatcccttcccacagtctgagcaggtgtacagcctctccccagtgtggactcgctggtgagccattaggtcagatgaccgagtgaatccttccccacaaattcagcagatgaccagcctctgcccagtgtgaactgactggtgtgtccacagctgggaagaccgactgaatccctcctcacacacagaacaggtgaatggccttgcccagtgtgaacttgctgatgtaccttcagttgagatgaccgagtgaatccattCCAACAGACTGAGCaaatgaatggcctctccccctGTGTAAAATGACAGGCGTGCCAGTCAGTCAGATGATctagtgaatccctccccacagtctgagtaGGAAGGATGATCGATTGAATcacttgctccacttcttaaatatctggcCAGAGATAGAAAAACTGGCGTGTTGTGTTCGAGATTCCTGTAGATAAATTCCTTGTAGtatttaacctgtaaaaagatttacaaaatccatcaatgggtgaaggacaacatttcagatgagattacTGTAGTCACTAAGGTGTGATtgacatcacactgttacagtgagggtcaACCCAGGTTGGAaggagaaatcatcttctaactgggcagagtgctggtatctggaattaAATGGTATCTGGTATCTGGAATTAAACACTCTGATTCTCTTCCTGgctctataagaatggggcatttctgccgtcgccaatctgtgacctggctcagtttgactctctacACTGGTAATATTCCCTGTTCCCACCAAGCTACATGGGTGACTGGctccacagtaactgaaacactctcacacaaatagcctTTGTTGACCTACAGCTCGGATTTTCTTTTATGCCTGTTAATTTAAAGTGCCACAGTTTTAACGCCATATAAACATTTTCTGCTGACATGAATGTTTGGTCTTTTAAAAGGAATTAGAGTGAACATTAGTCTTATTTCAGGTTTTTGTCacaatcatagaaaagtacagcacagcaagAGACTCTTCGGACTATAtagtttgtgctgaactatttaaatctTTCTACtcccatatccctaccatccaggtacctacaCAAACCTCTtatatgttgaaattgagctcacattcactacttgtgctggctgctcattccacacccggatgaccgtctgtgtgaagaagtttcccgtcATGTTCCCCgtaacgtttcacctttcacatttaacccatggcctcttgATGTTGTCCCACCccatctcaatggaaaaagccagcttacatttaccctatctacacccctcataattttggtaaaactccatcaaatctcccctcaatcttttacattccaaggaataaaggcctgacttgttcaatctttccttataatcaaAGTCCTCCAAACgtggcaacatctttgtgaattttctctgaactctttcaacctcttttacatatttcctgtaggtaggtgaccaaaacagcatGCAATGGTTCAAAGTAggactcaccaatgtcttacacaacatCAATATAACatctatctcctgtactcagtactttggtttGTTACGTACCTtgtaacgggttaaagaaccagcagaaatggaaaacaccttggaatctggtattgctgttaactaatgctcgtttattagtaactacgcaatacagtaatataaattcagata
This DNA window, taken from Mobula hypostoma unplaced genomic scaffold, sMobHyp1.1 scaffold_45, whole genome shotgun sequence, encodes the following:
- the LOC134342120 gene encoding zinc finger protein 226-like; this encodes MAHQRVHTGERLYTCSDCGKGFTCSSKLKVHQRVHTGERPFTCSDCGKRFTYSSNLQSHQRVHTGEKPFTCSECGKAFKLSSHLQSHQRVHTGEKPFTCSVCGKRFTESSNLQSHQRVHTGEKPFTCSECGKQFTQSSHLQSHQRVHTGEKPFICSVCEKRFTRSSDLQSHQRVHTGEKPFTCSECGKGFTRSSTLQSHQRVHTGERPFTCSVCGKGFTQSSILQSHHRVHTGEKPFTCSVCGKRFTESTNLLVHQRVHTGEKPFTCSFCGKGFTQSSTLQRHQRDHTGEKPFTCSECGKGFTWSSQLLAHQSVHTGEWPFICSECGKGFTWSSQLLAHQSVHTGEWPFTCSECGKGFTWSSHLLAHQSVHTGERPFTCSECGKGFTWSSHLLAHQSVHTGEKPFTCSECGKGFTQSSDLQSHQRVHTGEKPFTCSVCGKKFTRSSHLQSHQRVHTGEKPFTCSECGKGFTQSSNLQSHQRVHTGEKPFTCSVCGKRFTQSFHLLTHQRVHTG